GCTTTTTCCTCCTGAAACGTCTTGAAGGAAGTCTGGTAATCCGCCACGGCCTGCATGAAATGGGCTTCCGCATCGAGCGAAGTGCCGGCCAGCTGGGTGATGCCCATGGTGAAGGCCGCAGCCGGCGAGATCCGTGCGAGCCCAAAGGCCCAGCCCTGCTGCACCTGCTGTCGGTTGTAGCGCTCGGTATTGAGTTGTTGCGTGAGCGCGGCCATTTCAGTGTCGCGTTTGTCGCTCATCTCCCGTTGCAGCTTCATCATCTTCTCCATCTGCTCCTGCATCCGTCGCTGCGCTTCTTCGGGGTCGTCGGACTCCTCGTTGATCTCGAACCGGAAGCCAGTGCCATCGGACTCGCCCCCCATCGCCGCGGCCAGCGCCTTCATGTCCTCCCGCGCCATCGCCATCATTTTTTGCCGCTTCTGGTAGGCGATGTCGTCGATGGACGGGACCTCGACGGCCCGGCCGGCGAATAGGACGGCGGCGCGGGGCACCACCAGCACGGCGAGGATCCAGATCACGAGCAGCCAGATGAACGAGCTGGACGAGCGGGCATTGAGGGCCGAGATGAAGATCGAGATCATCAGAAACACCCCGAAATACAGCAGTCCGCTCACCACGATGCCGGCCAGCCGCAGCCACTCGTCGCCGCTCATCGGGACGCCCATGGCGGTGAAGAGCAGGCCGCCCAGTAGGATCGGGATGAGGAGCGGGATGCCCAGCGCCAGGAACGAGCCGGCGATTTTTCCCAGAATGAACTGGTCGCGCGGGACGGCATTCGAGAAGATGAGCCGGAGCGTCCCCTGCTCCTTTTCGCCGTTCACCGCATTGTAACAGAAGAGCACGGCAAAGAGGGAGAAAACGATCGTAAATACGAACTCGAGGTCCAGCAGCCGAAATACCGCCGAGGCGGTGTTGTCGCTGAACAGGCTGTTCTCGAGCGCCAGTTCGCCGCGGCCCTGGATCTGGACGCTGCGTCCGATGTCGTTCGACACGCCCGAAACCAGCGCTGCGAGGGGTTGTGGGGGGACAAACAGGGTAGGCGAGAGCTGAACCCACTGGTCGGTCGACAGGCCGGCCATCTGCGTGATATTCTGCTGGCGGGCGGATTCGTACCGGAGCTGCATGAGCCGGTAGTTCTGCGCGCCCATAAAAAACGCGAGCAGGATCAGCACGGAGCAGACGCCGAACGTGACGGCGAAGCGCGGCGTCCCGATGAGGTCGCGCAGCTCTTTCTCAAGTATAAGTCGAAACATAGCTCGGGCTCGAATGAGGCTCAGTTATTTTCGATCATCAATTTCATCTGGGGCGCCTGTCGCTTCGAAAAAACGATGATTGACCCAATGCCCTTTTTTTCGACCTCTACTTTGACGGATTCGCCGACGGGGATTGCCTCGTACCATTCGATCAACTCGGCCGTCGTGGTAATGTATTTCGCATTTAGACTGACGATCACGTCGCCGGCTTCAATGGGCGCAAGCTCAGGCGCTTTGTCGGGAAGCGGCATGACGTTTTCGACGACCACGGCCCCTTCTTTTTCACCGACGACAAACCCGGCCGGCCAGAGCACCACGTTCGCGAGCATCTCCCCACCTCCCGATTCGATGAACTGAAAACCGCCGCTCACATTCCCCGATTGCGGCTCCGGCTTGTTGAAGGTGCGG
Above is a genomic segment from Rhodothermales bacterium containing:
- a CDS encoding ABC transporter permease subunit, with amino-acid sequence MFRLILEKELRDLIGTPRFAVTFGVCSVLILLAFFMGAQNYRLMQLRYESARQQNITQMAGLSTDQWVQLSPTLFVPPQPLAALVSGVSNDIGRSVQIQGRGELALENSLFSDNTASAVFRLLDLEFVFTIVFSLFAVLFCYNAVNGEKEQGTLRLIFSNAVPRDQFILGKIAGSFLALGIPLLIPILLGGLLFTAMGVPMSGDEWLRLAGIVVSGLLYFGVFLMISIFISALNARSSSSFIWLLVIWILAVLVVPRAAVLFAGRAVEVPSIDDIAYQKRQKMMAMAREDMKALAAAMGGESDGTGFRFEINEESDDPEEAQRRMQEQMEKMMKLQREMSDKRDTEMAALTQQLNTERYNRQQVQQGWAFGLARISPAAAFTMGITQLAGTSLDAEAHFMQAVADYQTSFKTFQEEKAGMSSGGGFMMTMRIGGEDAPKAEPIDVNEVPAFTYAPLTLADTLPAALWNLGLLLFYNLVFFATAFVAFLRYDVR
- a CDS encoding PDZ domain-containing protein; this encodes MRLATILLAPLFAASLLAPPAAGQAFTFEADQNNPIAMMQVPGGMVVVRGGSEVRIERVLYPPSVAQADKLDLTEGDLILYINGERVGSAEEVNTRFAALEVGSEVKVGIQRGEQKMIRTFNKPEPQSGNVSGGFQFIESGGGEMLANVVLWPAGFVVGEKEGAVVVENVMPLPDKAPELAPIEAGDVIVSLNAKYITTTAELIEWYEAIPVGESVKVEVEKKGIGSIIVFSKRQAPQMKLMIENN